A genomic window from Variovorax paradoxus includes:
- the creC gene encoding two-component system sensor histidine kinase CreC, with product MTRRTRIFIGILLIYTAGIAFLLYRVVSDIDPRYRESAEESLVETSQLVASLVEQDVIAGAINTARLEPLFRTVYAREFSAQIYNLHKSRVELRVYVTDRNGRVMFDSLGRHLGADYSQWADVSRTLAGLYGARTSRDVDGDPRTSVMYVGAPIRWNNEIVGMVSVGKPVQSFGQFVEDARVRTIWVGVGSALALLLLTLIVSIWLVRPFGLIRDYWTWVRAQHSLSLVRMARRAVDGVRTGFSEMRDALTGRNYVADYVQTFTHEVKSPLSAIRGAAELLQEPSMPHAERERFLKNIERETQRIQEIVDRMMELTALETRRTLDRTEPVALALLIEDIAASAQPAAAKRNIKLLVNIRDDARTEGDPFLLRRAISNLLDNAIDFSPRDSEVLLTLETTSKLARVSVRDHGPGIPEYAQEKVFEKFYSLARPHSQKKSTGLGLAFVKEIAALHRGRIDLGNASRGGAVATLTLPLLSHH from the coding sequence GTGACCCGGCGCACGCGGATCTTCATCGGCATCCTGCTGATCTACACGGCGGGCATCGCCTTCCTGCTGTACCGCGTCGTTTCCGACATCGACCCGCGCTACCGCGAGTCGGCCGAAGAATCGCTGGTCGAAACTTCTCAGCTCGTGGCCAGCCTGGTCGAGCAGGACGTGATCGCCGGTGCCATCAACACGGCGCGGCTCGAGCCTCTCTTTCGCACCGTCTACGCACGCGAGTTCTCGGCGCAGATCTACAACCTGCACAAGAGCCGCGTCGAACTGCGCGTGTACGTCACCGACCGCAATGGCCGCGTGATGTTCGACTCGCTCGGCAGGCACCTGGGCGCCGACTATTCGCAGTGGGCCGACGTGAGCCGCACGCTGGCTGGCTTGTACGGCGCGCGCACCTCGCGCGATGTCGACGGCGATCCGCGCACTTCGGTCATGTATGTGGGCGCGCCGATCCGCTGGAACAACGAGATCGTCGGCATGGTCAGCGTGGGCAAGCCGGTGCAGAGCTTCGGCCAGTTCGTGGAAGACGCCCGCGTGCGCACCATCTGGGTGGGCGTCGGCTCGGCACTCGCGCTGCTGCTGCTCACGCTCATCGTCTCGATCTGGCTGGTGCGGCCCTTCGGCCTGATCCGCGACTACTGGACCTGGGTACGCGCGCAGCACAGCCTGAGCCTGGTGCGCATGGCACGCCGCGCGGTCGACGGTGTGCGCACCGGCTTCAGCGAAATGCGCGATGCCCTCACCGGCCGCAATTACGTGGCCGACTATGTGCAGACCTTCACGCACGAAGTGAAAAGCCCGCTCTCCGCCATTCGCGGCGCGGCCGAGCTGCTGCAGGAGCCGTCGATGCCGCATGCCGAGCGCGAGCGTTTCCTGAAGAACATCGAACGCGAGACACAGCGCATCCAGGAAATCGTCGACCGCATGATGGAGCTCACCGCGCTCGAGACGCGGCGCACGCTGGACCGCACAGAACCGGTGGCGCTGGCTTTGCTGATCGAGGACATCGCTGCCAGCGCACAACCTGCGGCAGCCAAGCGCAACATCAAGCTGCTCGTGAACATTCGCGACGATGCCCGCACCGAAGGCGACCCGTTCCTGCTGCGCCGCGCCATCAGCAACCTGCTCGACAACGCCATCGATTTTTCACCGCGCGACAGCGAAGTTCTGCTCACGCTGGAAACGACCTCGAAGCTGGCCCGCGTGAGCGTGCGCGACCACGGCCCGGGCATTCCGGAGTACGCGCAGGAAAAAGTCTTCGAGAAGTTCTATTCGCTCGCCAGGCCCCACAGCCAGAAGAAGAGCACGGGGCTGGGGCTGGCGTTCGTGAAGGAGATCGCGGCATTGCACCGCGGCCGGATCGATCTGGGCAACGCGTCGCGCGGTGGCGCCGTGGCGACGCTTACGCTGCCGTTGCTGTCACATCACTGA
- a CDS encoding penicillin-binding protein 1A, with the protein MFKRSSSKPSDDGNAASNEPRAPWKRIAGWGAIAVGSGALVVLVAAIVAVVAIYPKLPDVSELSDYRPKLPLRVYSTEGQLIGEFGEERRNLTPFANIPKVMKDAVLAVEDARFYDHGGVDYKGFLRAAVASLKGGRKQGASTITMQVARNVYLSSERTMSRKTYEILLALRLERQLTKDQILEIYLNQIYLGNRAYGFAAAAETYFGKPLQNVTIAEAAMLAGLPKAPGANNPVANPRRARARQLYVIDRMQETGFITADQAAEAKKEELHLRDAADPNRLHAEYVAETVRQMMYAQYGDSIYTSGMKVYTSLVAADQAAAYRSLRKGIMDYERRQPYRGPERFVDLPTEQKEIDEAVDDALAEHPDNGDVVAAVVLDANAKEISAVRANGETIQITGDGLKPAQSGLAAKAPPNIKIRRGAVIRVAKTPKNTWEITQLPEVEGAFIGMDPRSGAIKALVGGFDFGKNKFNHVTQAWRQPGSSFKPFIYSAALEKGFTPATVVNDAPLYFDASANGGQPWEPKNFEGTYEGPMPLRTALMKSKNLVTLRVLESIGAPYAQDWITKFGFDKDKHPANLPMGLGAGSVTPMQMAVGYSVFANGGYRVNPYLVTRVTDMRDKVIMETEPPVLDEARRAIPQRNAFIMDSLLQSVVKNGTGFKAHQALKRDDLYGKTGTTNDSFDTWFAGFQPTMVGIAWIGYDTPRQLGVRGETGGSLSLPIWIGYMQTALQGVPVTQPAEPPGVVNVDGEWYFDDFTPGHNVASLGLESEAPPPPAEELTGAPIGAPPVPEERNRILDFFR; encoded by the coding sequence ATGTTCAAACGCTCAAGCTCCAAACCTTCCGACGACGGCAACGCGGCGTCCAACGAACCCCGCGCGCCGTGGAAGCGCATTGCCGGCTGGGGCGCCATCGCGGTCGGCTCCGGCGCGCTCGTGGTGCTGGTCGCAGCCATCGTCGCGGTGGTCGCCATCTATCCGAAGCTGCCCGATGTGTCGGAGCTCTCCGACTACCGCCCCAAGCTGCCGCTGCGCGTGTACTCGACAGAAGGCCAGCTGATCGGCGAGTTCGGTGAAGAGCGCCGCAACCTTACGCCTTTCGCCAACATTCCGAAGGTCATGAAAGACGCGGTACTGGCTGTGGAAGACGCGCGCTTCTACGACCACGGCGGCGTGGACTACAAGGGCTTCCTGCGTGCCGCGGTGGCCAGCCTGAAGGGCGGCCGCAAGCAGGGCGCGTCGACCATCACGATGCAGGTTGCACGCAACGTGTACCTGAGTTCGGAGCGGACGATGAGTCGCAAGACCTACGAGATCCTGCTGGCGCTGCGGCTCGAACGGCAACTCACCAAGGACCAGATCCTCGAGATCTACCTGAACCAGATCTACCTGGGCAATCGCGCCTACGGCTTTGCGGCCGCCGCCGAAACCTATTTCGGCAAGCCGCTGCAGAACGTCACCATCGCCGAAGCCGCAATGCTGGCCGGCCTGCCGAAGGCGCCCGGCGCCAACAACCCCGTGGCCAACCCGCGCCGCGCGCGGGCGCGCCAGCTCTACGTGATCGACCGCATGCAGGAAACCGGCTTCATCACCGCCGACCAGGCTGCAGAAGCCAAGAAGGAAGAACTGCACCTGCGCGACGCCGCCGATCCGAACCGGCTGCATGCCGAGTACGTGGCCGAGACGGTGCGCCAGATGATGTACGCGCAGTACGGCGACAGCATCTACACCAGCGGCATGAAGGTCTACACCTCGCTCGTGGCGGCCGACCAGGCAGCGGCCTACAGGTCGCTGCGCAAGGGCATCATGGACTACGAGCGGCGCCAGCCCTACCGCGGCCCCGAGAGGTTCGTCGACCTGCCGACCGAGCAGAAGGAAATCGACGAAGCCGTGGACGACGCACTGGCCGAACACCCTGACAACGGCGACGTGGTCGCGGCCGTGGTGCTCGACGCGAACGCGAAGGAAATCAGCGCCGTGCGCGCGAACGGTGAAACCATCCAGATCACGGGCGACGGCCTGAAACCCGCGCAGTCGGGCCTCGCTGCGAAGGCACCGCCGAACATCAAGATCCGCCGCGGCGCGGTCATCCGCGTGGCCAAGACGCCGAAGAACACCTGGGAAATCACGCAGCTGCCTGAGGTGGAAGGCGCTTTCATCGGCATGGACCCGCGCAGCGGCGCCATCAAGGCACTGGTCGGCGGTTTCGATTTCGGCAAGAACAAGTTCAATCACGTGACGCAGGCCTGGCGCCAGCCGGGATCGAGCTTCAAGCCCTTCATTTACTCGGCAGCACTCGAAAAAGGTTTCACGCCCGCAACCGTGGTGAACGACGCGCCGCTGTACTTCGATGCCAGCGCCAACGGCGGCCAGCCTTGGGAGCCGAAGAACTTCGAAGGCACCTACGAAGGCCCGATGCCGCTGCGCACCGCGCTGATGAAGTCGAAGAACCTCGTCACGCTGCGCGTGCTGGAGTCGATCGGCGCGCCCTATGCGCAAGACTGGATCACCAAGTTCGGCTTCGACAAGGACAAGCACCCAGCGAATCTGCCCATGGGCCTGGGCGCCGGCTCGGTCACGCCGATGCAGATGGCGGTGGGCTATTCGGTGTTCGCCAACGGCGGCTACCGCGTCAATCCGTACCTGGTCACGCGTGTCACCGACATGAGGGACAAGGTCATCATGGAAACCGAGCCGCCGGTGCTCGACGAAGCGCGCCGCGCCATTCCGCAGCGCAACGCCTTCATCATGGATTCGCTGCTGCAGAGCGTGGTGAAGAACGGCACCGGCTTCAAGGCACATCAGGCTCTGAAGCGCGACGACCTCTACGGCAAGACCGGCACCACCAACGATTCCTTCGACACATGGTTCGCGGGCTTCCAGCCGACCATGGTCGGCATCGCGTGGATCGGCTACGACACGCCGCGCCAGCTCGGCGTACGCGGTGAAACCGGCGGCAGCCTGAGCCTGCCGATCTGGATTGGCTACATGCAGACCGCGCTGCAGGGCGTGCCCGTGACGCAACCGGCGGAACCGCCTGGCGTGGTGAACGTCGACGGCGAGTGGTACTTCGACGACTTCACGCCGGGCCACAACGTGGCGAGCCTGGGTCTGGAAAGCGAAGCGCCGCCGCCGCCGGCCGAAGAACTCACGGGTGCGCCCATCGGAGCGCCGCCGGTGCCGGAAGAACGCAACAGGATTCTCGATTTCTTCCGGTAA
- the creB gene encoding two-component system response regulator CreB has translation MSFKPRILIAEDESGIADTLQYVLKSDGFIPVWCATAEEAIAQFAQEPPALAILDIGLPDLNGFELFKRLQALNQSMGGPEVPMVFLTARSDEIDRVVGLELGADDYIAKPFSPRELVARVRTILRRSARNGSGAPTTGAAPNHGIPHQIPAQTPPASPQAPAMPFSLDNERMQIRYYGRLLELSRYEYGLLRLLVQRPGRVFTRDELLELVWDDSSDSFDRTVDAHIKTLRAKLKAIAPEVEPIRTLRGTGYALNEELPAKAS, from the coding sequence ATGAGCTTCAAACCCCGGATCCTGATTGCCGAAGACGAATCGGGCATCGCAGACACGCTGCAGTACGTCCTCAAGAGCGACGGATTCATCCCGGTCTGGTGCGCCACGGCCGAAGAAGCCATCGCCCAGTTCGCGCAGGAACCGCCGGCGCTGGCCATCCTGGACATCGGATTGCCCGATCTCAACGGTTTCGAGCTCTTCAAGCGCCTACAGGCGCTGAACCAGTCGATGGGCGGCCCGGAGGTGCCCATGGTGTTCCTGACGGCCCGCAGCGACGAAATAGACCGCGTGGTGGGCCTCGAACTGGGCGCGGACGACTACATCGCCAAGCCGTTTTCGCCGCGTGAACTCGTCGCTCGCGTACGGACCATCCTGCGGCGCAGCGCCCGAAACGGCTCAGGAGCCCCCACGACGGGTGCAGCTCCAAACCATGGGATACCCCATCAAATCCCGGCCCAGACGCCTCCAGCGAGCCCACAGGCACCTGCAATGCCCTTTTCGCTCGATAACGAGCGCATGCAAATCCGTTATTACGGACGCCTGCTGGAACTCTCCCGTTACGAATACGGCCTGCTGAGACTGCTGGTGCAACGGCCCGGCCGCGTCTTCACGCGCGACGAATTGCTCGAACTGGTCTGGGACGATTCCAGCGACAGCTTCGACCGGACGGTCGACGCGCACATCAAGACCCTGCGCGCCAAGCTCAAGGCGATCGCGCCCGAGGTCGAGCCGATCCGCACGCTGCGCGGCACCGGCTACGCACTGAACGAAGAACTGCCCGCCAAGGCGTCGTGA